One genomic window of Ottowia oryzae includes the following:
- a CDS encoding MBL fold metallo-hydrolase produces the protein MLRYRTVPVTPFQQNCSIVWCDATRQAAVIDPGGDLPRIEAAAREREVKLGQIWLTHAHIDHAGGAGELSRRLGLPIIGPHPGDQFWITGLAEQARMFGFAPAEPFVPTRWLQDGDTVQVGNCRLAVRHCPGHTPGHVVFHAAEARRAFVGDVLFAGGIGRTDFPGGNHAQLIASIRERLWPMGDDTVFIPGHGPESTLGEERRHNPHVRGA, from the coding sequence ATGCTGCGCTACCGCACCGTCCCCGTCACTCCGTTTCAGCAAAACTGCTCGATCGTCTGGTGCGACGCCACGCGCCAGGCCGCCGTTATCGACCCCGGCGGCGATCTGCCGCGCATCGAGGCGGCGGCGCGCGAGCGGGAGGTCAAGCTGGGTCAGATCTGGCTCACGCACGCGCACATCGACCATGCCGGCGGCGCGGGCGAGTTGAGCCGGCGCCTGGGTCTGCCCATCATTGGCCCACACCCGGGCGACCAGTTCTGGATCACCGGCCTGGCCGAGCAGGCGCGCATGTTCGGCTTTGCGCCGGCCGAGCCCTTCGTGCCCACGCGCTGGTTGCAGGACGGCGATACCGTGCAGGTGGGCAACTGCCGCCTGGCCGTGCGTCACTGTCCGGGCCACACGCCGGGGCATGTGGTGTTCCACGCGGCCGAGGCGCGGCGAGCGTTCGTGGGCGACGTGCTGTTTGCCGGCGGCATCGGGCGCACCGATTTCCCGGGCGGCAATCACGCGCAGCTGATCGCCAGCATCCGCGAGCGCCTCTGGCCGATGGGCGACGACACGGTCTTCATACCCGGCCACGGGCCGGAAAGCACGCTGGGTGAAGAGCGGCGCCACAACCCCCACGTGCGCGGCGCCTGA
- a CDS encoding AmpG family muropeptide MFS transporter: MGGGPVDAAQAAAPRLPWYRALRVYLTPASLRMLALGFSAGLPLLLVLGTLSFRLREAGIDRSTIGYLSWVGLAYGFKWVWAPLVDRVPLPGLTHWLGRRRSWLLLAQLGVVAGIVGMAMTDPRVSLSGMVWAALAVAFASATQDIALDAYRIESAPTVQQPALAASYQTGYRLAMIWAGAGVLWLAARAQGANTGYDQAAWQVAYLVMAASMVVGVLTVLASPEPAPVALKPARGAREWVQTALIEPFADFFRRYKWQAALILALIAIYRISDVVMGIMANPFYVDMGYTKDEVAAVTKIYGVIMTLVGAFVGGGLAMRFGVMRILMLGAVLSAFTNLLFAWLAGFGHDVTALIFVVSADNLASGIASAAFVGYLSSLTNISYSATQYALFSSLMLLLPKFVAGFSGDFVNAFGYANFFTATALLGLPVLVLVALAARAARRSSESNQALAPGG, encoded by the coding sequence GTGGGTGGCGGCCCCGTCGATGCCGCCCAGGCAGCCGCGCCGCGCTTGCCCTGGTACCGCGCGCTGCGGGTTTACCTGACCCCCGCCAGCCTGCGCATGCTGGCCCTGGGCTTTTCTGCCGGCTTGCCCTTGCTGCTGGTGCTGGGCACGCTATCTTTTCGATTGCGCGAGGCGGGCATCGACCGCTCCACCATAGGTTACCTCAGCTGGGTGGGCCTGGCCTACGGCTTCAAGTGGGTGTGGGCGCCGCTGGTCGACCGCGTGCCACTGCCGGGCCTGACGCACTGGCTGGGGCGGCGGCGCAGCTGGCTGCTGCTGGCGCAGTTGGGCGTGGTGGCGGGCATCGTCGGCATGGCCATGACCGACCCGCGCGTGTCGCTCTCGGGCATGGTGTGGGCGGCGCTGGCCGTGGCCTTCGCGTCGGCCACGCAAGACATCGCGCTGGACGCCTACCGCATCGAATCGGCCCCCACCGTGCAGCAACCCGCGCTGGCCGCCAGTTACCAGACCGGCTACCGCCTGGCCATGATCTGGGCGGGCGCAGGCGTGCTGTGGCTGGCCGCACGCGCGCAGGGCGCCAACACGGGCTACGACCAGGCGGCCTGGCAGGTGGCGTACCTGGTGATGGCCGCGTCGATGGTGGTGGGCGTGCTGACGGTGCTGGCCTCGCCCGAACCGGCGCCGGTGGCGCTCAAACCCGCCCGCGGCGCGCGCGAGTGGGTCCAGACCGCGCTGATCGAGCCCTTTGCCGACTTCTTTCGCCGCTACAAGTGGCAGGCCGCGCTGATCCTGGCGCTGATCGCCATCTACCGCATCAGCGACGTGGTGATGGGCATCATGGCCAACCCCTTCTATGTGGACATGGGCTACACCAAGGACGAGGTGGCCGCCGTCACCAAGATCTACGGCGTCATCATGACGCTGGTGGGCGCCTTTGTGGGCGGCGGGCTGGCCATGCGCTTTGGCGTGATGCGCATCCTGATGCTGGGCGCCGTGCTGTCGGCCTTCACCAACCTGCTGTTCGCCTGGCTGGCGGGTTTTGGCCACGACGTCACGGCGCTGATCTTCGTGGTGTCGGCCGACAACCTGGCTTCGGGCATCGCCTCCGCGGCGTTCGTGGGCTACCTGTCCAGCCTGACCAACATCAGCTATTCGGCCACGCAGTACGCGCTGTTTTCGTCGCTGATGCTGCTGCTGCCCAAGTTCGTGGCGGGCTTTTCGGGCGACTTTGTCAACGCCTTCGGCTACGCCAACTTCTTCACCGCCACGGCCTTGCTGGGCTTGCCCGTGCTCGTGCTGGTGGCCTTGGCGGCGCGCGCGGCGCGGCGAAGTTCAGAGTCAAATCAGGCTCTGGCGCCCGGTGGATGA